The Candidatus Hydrogenedentota bacterium genomic interval GCCGCACGGTTCTACCGGCGGTTTGACAGTGCGTGGTCGCCCGTAACGTGGCGGTTTGCCGCCCTGCCCGCAGCCGACGGCTATTGCGTCGAGGCGGCATTGAGCCGGGAGGCGCTGCGTCAATGCGGTCTCGCGCTCGAAGACGGCGCGCATTTCCGTGCCGGCCTGTTCCGCGCGGATTTTGCCTCGTGGGATACGGCATGTGCGCCGGACTGGATTTGCTGGGTGGACGCGCGCGCGCCGCAGCCGGATTTTCACGTCGCGGAATCGTTCGGTGTTTTCAGGCTAAGCGGCGCGAAGAGGGAGTGAACCATGCGGCGTGACTGGACCCGCATTGAAACCGGCTGCACCCGCCGCGCGTTTCTGCGCGCGGCGTGTTCGGGGCTCGCTTTGGCCGCCGCGGGGCCGATTGTAAGCAACGCGGCCGCGGCGGACATCGGGCAGGCGCGCTTCGCCACGCGTGGCGTCGTGCTGGTGCCGGAGGACCTGAGTCTCGCCGATTGGCCCGAGCACGCGGCGCGCGCAGGCCTGACTACTATCGGCCTGCACCATCCCACGTCGCCGCGCGCGGCCGCGGCATTCATCCGGTCCGAGCCCGGTCAGATGTTCCTCGACAAATGCCGGAGTCTGGGTCTGCACGTCGAGTACGAATTGCACGCCATGCGGGAACTGCTGCCGCGCGAACTCCACGCCGCGAATCC includes:
- a CDS encoding carbohydrate-binding family 9-like protein, whose product is AYETTAPLTDFVVAGQPDKPAAPTQAWVFWSPDELVFAFRCEDATPVAKAPTANEDDVDPQDRVELFLWSGKPEDTYYCLEIAPLGAVHDYAARFYRRFDSAWSPVTWRFAALPAADGYCVEAALSREALRQCGLALEDGAHFRAGLFRADFASWDTACAPDWICWVDARAPQPDFHVAESFGVFRLSGAKRE